A stretch of the Arthrobacter stackebrandtii genome encodes the following:
- a CDS encoding SDR family oxidoreductase produces MSGLFDLTGRTALVTGSSRGIGNSLARGLAEAGATVVLNGLNEARLAAAEAAMAADFAPGQIRSLAFDVTSDVAAAEGIAWIEGNVGPLEILVNNAGIQHRVPLLDLDVKDWDRVLSTDLTSAFLVGREAARGMLARGRGKIINICSVQTDLARPTIAAYTAAKGGLRNLTRAMTAEWASGGLQINGIAPGYIHTEMTQNLVDDEKFNSWILGRTPANRWGTVQDLVGPAVWLASDASNFVNGQTIFIDGGMTVVV; encoded by the coding sequence ATGAGTGGATTATTTGACCTGACAGGCAGGACGGCCCTCGTGACAGGGTCCAGCCGCGGGATTGGAAATTCCCTGGCCCGCGGGCTGGCGGAGGCCGGGGCGACCGTGGTGCTCAACGGGCTGAACGAAGCGAGGCTGGCGGCGGCCGAGGCGGCCATGGCTGCGGACTTTGCCCCCGGGCAGATCCGCTCGCTGGCCTTCGATGTCACGAGCGACGTTGCTGCGGCCGAGGGCATTGCCTGGATCGAGGGCAACGTGGGGCCGCTGGAGATCCTGGTCAACAACGCCGGCATCCAGCACCGCGTGCCGCTGCTGGACCTTGACGTCAAGGACTGGGACCGGGTTCTGAGCACCGACCTGACAAGCGCGTTCCTCGTGGGCCGCGAAGCCGCCCGCGGCATGCTGGCCCGCGGGCGCGGCAAGATCATCAACATCTGCTCGGTGCAGACGGATTTGGCCCGCCCCACCATCGCCGCGTACACCGCGGCCAAGGGCGGCCTGCGGAACCTGACCCGCGCAATGACGGCCGAATGGGCCTCCGGCGGGCTGCAGATCAACGGGATCGCCCCCGGATACATCCACACCGAGATGACCCAAAACCTGGTGGACGACGAAAAGTTCAACTCCTGGATCTTGGGCCGCACCCCCGCCAACCGCTGGGGCACTGTACAGGACCTGGTGGGCCCGGCCGTGTGGCTGGCCTCCGACGCCTCGAACTTTGTCAACGGCCAGACCATCTTCATCGATGGCGGCATGACGGTGGTGGTCTAG
- the cysK gene encoding cysteine synthase A: MARIYDNVTKLVGGTPLVRLNRLTEGLGATVVVKLEFYNPANSVKDRIGVAIVDAAEASGELKPGGTIVEGTSGNTGIALAMVGAARGYKVILTMPETMSTERRVMLRAYGAEIVLTPGSEGMRGAVEKAKEIVANTENAIWAKQFSNPANSDIHRTTTGEEIWEDTDGAVDILVAGIGTGGTITGAGQLLKKRKPEVQVVAVEPIDSAILNGGAPGPHKIQGLGANFIPEVLDQGIYDEVLDATIEDSVAVSRALGNQEGILGGISAGAAVWGALELAKRPENAGKLIVAVVPDFGERYISTVLFDDIRS; encoded by the coding sequence ATGGCTCGTATTTATGACAATGTCACCAAACTGGTTGGCGGCACCCCCCTGGTGCGCCTGAACCGCCTGACCGAGGGCCTTGGCGCCACCGTTGTGGTGAAGCTGGAGTTCTACAACCCCGCCAACAGCGTCAAGGACCGGATCGGCGTTGCCATCGTCGACGCCGCTGAGGCCTCGGGCGAGCTGAAGCCGGGCGGCACCATTGTGGAAGGCACCTCCGGCAACACCGGCATTGCGCTGGCCATGGTGGGCGCTGCCCGCGGATACAAGGTCATCCTGACCATGCCGGAGACCATGTCCACCGAGCGCCGGGTCATGCTGCGCGCCTACGGCGCCGAGATTGTGCTGACCCCGGGCTCCGAGGGCATGCGCGGCGCCGTCGAGAAGGCCAAGGAAATTGTAGCCAACACCGAGAACGCCATCTGGGCCAAGCAGTTCTCCAACCCCGCCAACTCCGACATCCACCGCACCACCACGGGCGAGGAAATCTGGGAAGACACCGATGGCGCCGTTGACATCCTCGTGGCAGGCATCGGCACCGGCGGCACCATCACCGGCGCAGGCCAGCTGCTGAAGAAGCGCAAGCCCGAGGTACAGGTTGTGGCCGTCGAGCCCATTGACTCCGCCATCCTGAACGGCGGCGCCCCCGGCCCGCACAAGATCCAGGGCCTGGGCGCCAACTTCATCCCGGAGGTCCTGGACCAGGGCATCTACGATGAAGTCCTCGACGCCACCATCGAGGATTCAGTTGCCGTTTCGCGGGCACTGGGCAACCAGGAAGGCATCCTCGGCGGCATCTCCGCCGGTGCCGCCGTTTGGGGCGCCCTGGAGCTGGCCAAGCGCCCGGAGAACGCCGGCAAGCTGATTGTTGCCGTGGTCCCCGACTTCGGCGAACGCTACATCTCCACCGTCCTGTTCGACGACATCCGGAGCTGA
- the gndA gene encoding NADP-dependent phosphogluconate dehydrogenase produces the protein MSAQTGTAQIGVTGLAVMGANLARNLARNGYTVALHNRSVEKTDALLEAHGSEGVFVRTETLAELVDSLEKPRRVLIMVKAGGPVDSVIDSLVPLMEEGDIIIDGGNSHYLDTRRREAALAEKGLHFVGVGVSGGEEGALLGPSIMPGGSKESYDALGPLLEKISAKVDGQPCCAWIGTDGAGHFVKMVHNGIEYADMQVIGEAYDLLRSGAGIEPAEQAEIFGKWNEGQLASFLIEITAEVLGHVDAKTGKPLVDVIVDSAGQKGTGRWTVQSALDLGSPTSAIAESVFARGLSSQRDQRAIGQEVLAGHEVAVDLGENFVEDVRQALYASKLISYAQGIDMLTSAATEYNWDLKLDEIASLWRGGCIIRAELLKDITKAYAAEEKPANLLFAPAFAAEIAEVLPAWRRVVATAVQLGIPVPVFSSSLAYYDGLRRKRLPAALTQGLRDLFGAHTYNRVDEEGTFHTQWSGDKSEVSAVDTH, from the coding sequence ATGTCTGCACAAACCGGCACTGCACAGATCGGCGTCACAGGCCTCGCGGTCATGGGCGCAAACTTGGCCCGCAACCTGGCCCGCAACGGATACACCGTTGCCCTGCATAACCGCTCGGTTGAAAAGACCGACGCCCTGCTCGAAGCCCACGGCTCCGAAGGCGTATTCGTCCGCACTGAAACCCTGGCCGAACTGGTTGACTCCCTCGAGAAGCCCCGCCGCGTGCTCATCATGGTCAAGGCCGGCGGCCCGGTCGACTCCGTGATCGACTCACTGGTGCCGCTCATGGAAGAGGGCGACATCATCATCGACGGCGGCAACTCGCACTACCTGGACACCCGCCGCCGCGAAGCCGCACTGGCCGAGAAGGGCCTGCACTTCGTTGGCGTTGGCGTCTCCGGCGGTGAAGAAGGCGCACTGCTCGGCCCCTCCATCATGCCCGGCGGCTCCAAGGAGTCCTACGACGCCCTCGGCCCGCTGCTGGAAAAGATCTCCGCCAAGGTCGACGGCCAGCCCTGCTGTGCTTGGATCGGCACCGACGGCGCCGGCCACTTTGTAAAGATGGTCCACAACGGCATCGAATACGCCGACATGCAGGTCATCGGCGAAGCCTACGACCTCCTCCGCAGCGGCGCCGGCATTGAGCCCGCAGAGCAGGCTGAAATCTTCGGCAAGTGGAACGAAGGCCAGCTGGCCTCCTTCCTGATCGAAATCACCGCCGAGGTCCTGGGCCACGTCGACGCCAAGACCGGCAAGCCGCTGGTTGATGTCATCGTCGACTCCGCAGGCCAGAAGGGCACGGGCCGCTGGACGGTCCAGTCCGCACTGGACCTGGGCTCACCCACCTCCGCGATCGCCGAGTCCGTGTTCGCCCGCGGCCTCTCCAGCCAGCGCGACCAGCGTGCCATCGGCCAGGAAGTCCTGGCCGGCCACGAGGTTGCCGTGGACCTGGGCGAGAACTTCGTTGAAGACGTCCGCCAGGCGCTCTACGCCTCCAAGCTCATCAGCTACGCACAGGGCATCGACATGCTCACCAGCGCAGCCACCGAGTACAACTGGGACTTGAAGCTGGACGAGATCGCCTCGCTGTGGCGCGGCGGCTGCATCATCCGTGCCGAGCTGCTCAAGGACATCACCAAGGCCTACGCCGCCGAGGAGAAGCCCGCGAACTTGCTCTTCGCACCGGCCTTCGCCGCGGAAATCGCCGAGGTCCTCCCGGCCTGGCGCCGCGTCGTGGCCACGGCGGTCCAGCTGGGCATCCCGGTGCCCGTCTTCTCCTCCTCGCTGGCCTACTACGACGGACTGCGCCGCAAGCGCCTGCCCGCCGCACTGACCCAGGGCCTGCGCGACCTCTTCGGCGCCCACACGTACAACCGTGTCGACGAAGAAGGCACCTTCCACACCCAGTGGAGCGGCGACAAGAGCGAAGTCAGCGCAGTCGACACCCACTAG
- a CDS encoding D-2-hydroxyacid dehydrogenase, with product MMNTMTSNNLTVAIAVPLEAEHVEAIRAANPAVTVIYEPELLPQERFPADHAGDPAFKRTEEQEARYWEMLRSADVLYGFPNESPAGLAKIASSEKLQWIQAMAAGAGGAVKAAQLPEEALSRIKVTSSAGVHSLPLAEFAMMGALNGLKRTAELAADQAAKHWPELRTPTRLASGSNVVITGLGEIGLETARLARALGMNVSGTKRTVEPIDGIDTVTDTAGLPGLVASADILINTLPGTPYTEKMINAEIFAAMKPGTIVVNVGRGTVIDEDALFEALNNGQVSYACLDVFAVEPLPEASPLWEHPRVMVSPHTSALSQAENRLIAERFMENLKRFQAGTPLLHEVDTVHFY from the coding sequence ATGATGAACACTATGACCTCAAATAATCTCACCGTCGCGATTGCAGTCCCCCTCGAAGCCGAGCATGTGGAGGCCATCCGCGCCGCCAACCCGGCCGTCACAGTCATATACGAACCCGAGCTGCTCCCCCAGGAGCGCTTCCCTGCCGACCATGCAGGCGACCCTGCCTTCAAGCGAACCGAAGAGCAGGAGGCGCGCTACTGGGAGATGCTCCGCAGTGCAGACGTCCTGTACGGCTTCCCCAACGAAAGCCCGGCCGGCCTGGCCAAAATTGCCTCCAGCGAAAAGCTCCAGTGGATCCAGGCCATGGCCGCCGGTGCCGGCGGGGCCGTCAAGGCGGCGCAGCTGCCGGAAGAGGCCCTCTCCCGCATCAAGGTCACCAGCTCGGCAGGCGTGCACAGCCTGCCGCTGGCTGAATTCGCCATGATGGGCGCGCTCAACGGCCTCAAGCGCACCGCCGAGCTCGCCGCAGACCAGGCCGCCAAGCACTGGCCCGAGCTGCGAACCCCCACCCGCCTCGCGAGCGGCTCCAATGTGGTCATCACGGGCCTGGGCGAGATCGGCCTCGAAACCGCCCGCCTGGCCCGCGCCCTGGGCATGAACGTCAGCGGCACCAAGCGCACCGTGGAGCCCATCGACGGCATCGACACCGTCACCGACACGGCAGGGCTGCCCGGCCTCGTCGCCTCGGCCGACATCCTCATCAACACCCTCCCCGGCACCCCGTACACGGAAAAGATGATCAACGCCGAGATCTTCGCCGCCATGAAGCCGGGAACCATCGTGGTCAACGTGGGCCGCGGCACGGTCATCGACGAGGACGCGCTGTTCGAGGCGCTCAACAACGGCCAGGTGTCCTACGCCTGCCTGGACGTGTTCGCCGTGGAGCCGCTGCCGGAGGCCAGCCCGCTGTGGGAGCACCCGCGCGTCATGGTCTCTCCGCACACCTCGGCCCTCAGCCAGGCCGAGAACCGCCTTATCGCCGAGCGCTTCATGGAGAACCTGAAGCGCTTTCAGGCCGGCACCCCGCTGCTGCACGAGGTAGACACGGTCCACTTCTACTGA
- the epsC gene encoding serine O-acetyltransferase EpsC, with product MGFFGTIREDLDSARSHDPAARGNVENFFVYSGLHAIWVHRLTHKMWAQPALRFPARVLSQLARFTTGIEIHPGATIGRRFFIDHGMGVVIGETSEIGDDVMIYHGVTLGGRSLAKTKRHPTIGNRVTIGAGAKVLGPIHIGDDSAVGANAVVVKDAPPSSILTGIPAKVRHRDSSKEMAPAVDPAEYIDPAMWI from the coding sequence GTGGGATTTTTCGGCACCATACGCGAGGACCTGGATTCCGCGCGCTCACATGACCCGGCAGCACGCGGCAACGTGGAGAACTTTTTCGTCTACTCGGGGCTGCACGCCATCTGGGTCCACCGGCTCACGCACAAGATGTGGGCCCAGCCGGCACTGCGCTTCCCCGCACGCGTCCTCTCTCAGTTGGCCCGGTTCACCACCGGCATTGAGATCCATCCGGGCGCCACGATCGGGCGGCGCTTTTTCATCGACCACGGCATGGGCGTGGTGATCGGCGAAACCAGCGAAATTGGCGACGACGTCATGATCTACCACGGCGTGACCCTGGGCGGGCGCTCGCTCGCGAAGACCAAGCGCCACCCCACGATCGGCAACCGCGTCACGATCGGCGCCGGCGCGAAGGTCCTGGGCCCCATCCACATCGGCGACGACTCCGCTGTGGGCGCCAACGCCGTGGTGGTCAAGGATGCCCCGCCCAGCTCAATCCTCACCGGCATCCCCGCCAAGGTCCGGCACCGCGACTCCAGCAAGGAGATGGCCCCGGCCGTGGACCCCGCGGAGTACATCGACCCCGCCATGTGGATCTAA
- a CDS encoding NAD(P)-dependent oxidoreductase: MVQTTTSRQKDPLTVGFVGLGHMGAPMAANLLRAGWPVTVWNRSAPAVQNLAGQGAQAAAGVADMRSLNVIIFMLPDLGHIKDSAAPLLDAWRQSPPEPGTAVVVMSSVSPQAVQAFGGEVHVATGGRAFVIDAPVSGGTVGAASGTLAIMAGAEPGEFELVRPVLDSMGTTVRLLGPLGSGSLAKACNQLLVGTTTAALAEAAELAESSGMDVAALFEVLAGGLAGSAVLRLAGPRIAAKDYTPTGPAKFMHKDLGFVLESAAAVGSAVPMATAGHALYGTLKDQGLGEQDLTVVRESIARLGRGQQPGAVGHGTP, translated from the coding sequence ATGGTGCAAACCACAACTTCGAGGCAGAAAGATCCGCTGACCGTCGGATTTGTCGGCCTAGGCCACATGGGGGCGCCCATGGCCGCCAACCTGCTTCGGGCCGGCTGGCCCGTGACGGTCTGGAACCGCTCGGCACCGGCCGTGCAGAACCTGGCAGGCCAGGGCGCGCAGGCCGCAGCCGGCGTCGCCGACATGCGCAGCCTCAATGTCATCATCTTCATGCTTCCGGACCTCGGACACATCAAGGACTCCGCCGCCCCGCTGCTCGACGCCTGGCGGCAGTCACCCCCGGAGCCGGGAACCGCCGTCGTGGTCATGAGCAGTGTCTCCCCGCAGGCGGTCCAGGCATTCGGCGGGGAGGTGCATGTCGCCACCGGCGGGCGGGCCTTCGTCATCGACGCCCCCGTCAGCGGCGGCACCGTGGGTGCCGCGAGCGGCACGCTGGCCATCATGGCCGGCGCGGAACCTGGTGAATTTGAGCTGGTCCGCCCGGTCCTGGACAGCATGGGGACCACCGTACGCCTGCTGGGCCCGCTGGGCAGCGGCTCCCTCGCGAAGGCCTGCAACCAGCTCCTTGTCGGAACCACGACGGCGGCACTCGCCGAGGCTGCCGAGCTCGCCGAGAGCTCGGGGATGGACGTCGCGGCACTCTTTGAAGTCCTGGCCGGCGGCCTCGCCGGCAGTGCCGTCCTCCGGCTCGCCGGTCCGAGGATCGCCGCCAAGGACTATACGCCCACGGGGCCGGCAAAGTTCATGCACAAGGACCTGGGGTTCGTGCTCGAAAGTGCCGCTGCCGTGGGGTCGGCTGTGCCCATGGCAACTGCCGGCCATGCACTGTACGGCACCTTGAAGGACCAGGGGCTGGGTGAGCAGGACCTGACGGTCGTGCGCGAATCGATCGCCCGGTTGGGCCGCGGGCAGCAGCCCGGCGCCGTGGGGCACGGCACGCCGTGA
- a CDS encoding L-idonate 5-dehydrogenase, which translates to MAENFDLPESAPAVVAHGKDDLRIEDVALAVPAADQAVVEIAYGGICGSDLHYWLHGAAGESILKDPMVLGHEVVGIVVRAAADGTGPGVGTPVAVHPATPAPGAARYPLDRPNLSPGCTYLGSAARHPHTDGAFLRYANLPTRMLRELPEGLSLRGAALVEPASVAWHAVARAGEVRGKTALVVGCGPIGALAVAVLKRAGAAHITAVDMHAKPLEIAQAVGADAVLHAGDTEAIAAVEADVVIESSGNHFGLASAINGAVRGGRVVMVGLLPSGPQPVAISLAIVRELELVGSFRFNNEIDDVIAALAEGSLFVDPVITHEYALGDALEAFAMAKDSAVSGKVLLNFGA; encoded by the coding sequence ATGGCTGAGAACTTTGACCTTCCCGAAAGCGCCCCGGCCGTGGTGGCCCACGGCAAGGACGACCTGCGCATCGAGGACGTGGCCCTGGCAGTTCCCGCCGCAGACCAGGCAGTCGTGGAGATTGCCTACGGCGGCATCTGCGGCTCCGACCTGCACTACTGGCTGCACGGCGCCGCGGGTGAATCCATCCTCAAGGACCCCATGGTCCTGGGCCACGAAGTGGTGGGGATAGTTGTTCGCGCTGCTGCGGACGGCACCGGCCCCGGAGTGGGAACGCCCGTCGCCGTTCACCCCGCCACGCCGGCGCCCGGCGCCGCCCGGTACCCGCTGGACCGGCCCAACCTGTCACCGGGCTGCACATACCTGGGCAGCGCCGCCCGGCATCCGCACACCGACGGAGCCTTCCTGCGCTACGCCAACCTGCCAACCCGGATGCTTCGCGAGCTGCCGGAAGGGCTGTCGCTGAGGGGTGCGGCCCTGGTGGAGCCCGCCAGCGTGGCGTGGCATGCGGTTGCCCGAGCGGGGGAGGTCCGCGGCAAGACCGCCCTCGTTGTGGGCTGCGGGCCGATCGGTGCCCTGGCCGTGGCAGTGCTCAAGCGCGCAGGCGCCGCCCACATCACTGCCGTGGACATGCATGCCAAGCCGCTGGAAATCGCGCAGGCCGTCGGCGCCGACGCAGTGCTCCACGCGGGCGACACGGAAGCCATAGCTGCAGTGGAGGCGGACGTGGTGATTGAGTCTTCCGGGAACCATTTTGGCCTGGCCTCGGCCATCAACGGTGCTGTCCGGGGCGGCCGCGTAGTCATGGTGGGCCTGCTGCCCTCCGGGCCACAACCGGTTGCCATTTCGCTGGCCATTGTCCGCGAGCTGGAGCTCGTTGGATCCTTCCGCTTCAACAATGAAATTGACGACGTCATTGCCGCACTGGCTGAGGGCTCGTTGTTTGTTGATCCGGTGATCACGCATGAGTATGCACTCGGCGATGCGTTGGAAGCGTTTGCAATGGCCAAGGACTCTGCCGTTTCGGGCAAAGTGCTCCTCAACTTCGGGGCCTGA